TGGTAACCAAATTGGATCATCATCATCTGTTTGAAGTGACAGATTGTTAATACTACTGTTTATTCCTTTATCGTAGCTTGTCATGCAATATAAAACAAGTGCTGCCAAGAAGGCATATCTTTTTACTAACATAGACCCGATAACAGAGTGTTTATTTGTATTAAGCTTGTATTGTAATATCTCATCATAAAGAGACGTCAGGTGTTTCTGTTGGAGTAAATCTGCACCTTTAATGATGGAACCATTTGTTTTCTTCTCTGTTATGATCCGGTATTTTGTTAATGAATATAGTTCTTCTTTAGTTAGTTCAGCCATTTAATACCCCAGCTTCTTTTATAATACATCTTCCTCTTCCATGAGGTATGCAAAGAGGTGTTCCAAAAATAGGATCAACGGTAACTTCACAATTCATTTGAAATACATTTTGCACTAAACTACAGTTAATTACCTCTTCAGGTTTTCCTTGTGCATAAACTTTTTTGTCTTTTAACGCTACAAGATTATGGGCATAGCGACAAGCTAAATTTAAGTCATGAAGAACCATAACAATCGTTCGATTTTCACGTTCATTTAATTCAAATAAAAGATCTAATATTTCTATTTGATGTGTCATATCTAAATAGGTTGTTGGTTCATCTAACAGAATAATATCTGTTTGCTGCGCAAGAGTCATGGCAATCCATGCACGTTGCCGTTGCCCACCTGATAAAGAATCGACTGGTCTTTCTGCTAAATCCTGCAATCCTGTTGCTTCTAAGGCACTTGAAACAGCGTCTTCATCTTCCTTCGACCATTGCTTTAACCAGCTTTGATGTGGATATCTACCTTGTTTAACAAGCTGCAAAACGGTTAACCCCTCAGGTGCAACCGGACCTTGAGGAAGGATAGCCAGCTGTTTTGCTACCTCTTTTGTAGGAAGTTTTGCAATTGCATTTCCTTCGAGTAACACAGAACCATTTCTAGGTTTTAGCAATCTTGCAATCGAGCGTAGTAACGTTGATTTCCCACAACCGTTACTACCAATAAAGACCGTTATTTCACCCTTAGGAATTTTCACATCTAACTCATTAATGATTATTGTATCTCCATAAGAAAGAGTGAGCGCATTTGTTTCAATCGCATCCATATAAATCGCTCCTTTTTGTATGGCATATCTAGTTTCTATCTCACATGGCTATCAGAGCCAGAAATCTTACTTTCACGAATTCCTTGTTTTATATAGTAAGTAAATAAAATAAGGTGCACCGATTGCTGCAGTAAACACACCTGCTGGAACCTCTAATGGAGAGAATAACGTTCTCCCAATTAAATCTGCCAACATAACAAGTATGGCACCAAGCAATGCAGAGACTGGTAAAAGAGCACCAAAGGAAGATCCTACCATTCTCCTTGCCATATGTGGGGCCATTAAGCCGACAAATCCTATAACACCTGCAAAGGCTACCGAAGCACCTGTTAAGGCAGTCCCCAGTAATAATAGTAAAAATCGGTTCCTTTGTACCAAGCTGCCCACACCTGTTGCCAATTCATCACCGAGCTCTTGTATATTCACATCTCTTATTGAAATCAAGCAAATGATTAATAATATAATAACAACGGGAAGTAATATACGAACCTGTTCCCATGTTGCACCATACACTGTCCCTGTAATCCATACATTTGCTTGTGATGCTTGATAGATGGGACCTTTCACCATAAAAAGTGTAGTTAAAGACTGTGCCAGCATTGACAATCCGATCCCAATAAGGACGAGTCGCACAGATGAAGATCCATTCTTCCAAGAAAGTAAGTAAACAAGTATGCCTACAATGGTTGCACCAATAAACGCTGCAACTGGCATCCATTTAACGCTTACAATCAATGAGTTGTTTCGATCGCTAAAAAGCATTAGGAAGCAAACAACACCAACTGCTCCCCCACCTGTTATTCCAATAATATCCGGTGATGCTAATGGATTACGTATTAAAGCCTGTAGTATCGCACCTGCTACCGCTAAGCTTATTCCTACTAATAAGGCAATAATAATACGAGGTAATCGAAAAGAATAAATAAATAGTTCATCCATCTCTGTACCAAAGCCAAACAAGGTTTTCATAACATTGATAGGAGTTATAAAGACCTCGCCAATACCTGTACTTAACATAAAAATTAAACATGTAACACCTAACAAAATACACGAAATAAATAATGCCTTTTTATCAATTAGAAAGGATAGAAAACCTGACCCTAACCTTAACTTATAATATTTTTTCACTTTCCGAACCCCCTACGTGCTATATAAATAAAAAAGGGAGTTCCGATAAACGCTGTCATAACCCCTACTGGAACTTCTTCAGGCATAACAATATATCTTGCAAGGATGTCTGCAAATACAAGGAGTGATCCTCCTAAAAAGGTACTAAAAGGGAGAATCCAGCGATAATCATTACCAACTAAAAATCGGGCGAAGTGAGGAATAACAATTCCGATAAAAGCAATCGGTCCAGCAACAGCAACAGCTCCCCCACCTAAAACAATAACTAGTAATGCCCCTGTAAGCTTTACTACTCCTGTTCGCTGTCCTAATCCTTTTGCAACATCTTCCCCCATTGTTAACACATTAATTTTTTGTGAAAGAATCATACTTAATATAATGGCAGGTAAAACATAAGGAAGTACCATATACAATCCTTCCAGCTTTCTGCCTTGAATAGAACCAGCTAGCCAAAATAACACTTGATCAAGTGCCGCTTCGTTTACTACTAATAACCCTTGTGTCAGAGAAGAAAAGAGTGCTGCCATTGCTGCACCTGCTAATGTTAACTTCATTGGAGTTAGCCCTTCCCTACCAAATGACCCGATAAAATATACAATAAATGCTGAAAAGGCTGCACCTGCAAAGGCAATCCAAATATAAGCCTGATATGAGTTAACATAAAACACTGAAACTGCCACAACAATAAAAAATCCAGCACCGGCATTTATTCCAAATACACTTGGTGAAGCTAAAGGATTTTTTGTTAAAGCTTGCATAATTGCACCTGCAAGCGCTAGACTCGCACCGACGACTGCCCCTATTAAAGCTCGAGGTAGTCGAACATCGTACACAATAATATGTTCATTACTTCCGTTAAAATGAGCAAATGCATCATAAACTGTTTTTAAGTTTGTATCTGTATAGCCAAAAACAAGACTTCCACACATTAGTAGAATAAGTAAAATAAATCCTAAAATTAAGCCAAGCGATTTTTGATAAGAAGATTTCAATAACATAGCTGCTCCTATTTATAACTTTATTTCATAACAATCTTATCAAATAATAATGATTTTGAAAATCGTTTTCAATTAGATGTTGACAATTGTCCTAATTCCTTTTATTATTCTCATTGTAAATGAAAATGATTATCAAATACATTGGAGGTTCAAACATGACAGTAACATCACGTAAGTCTTGGTTATCATTATTTTTATTAAGTATGACCATCCTTATTCTCGCAGCCTGCGGTAATACCAATGAGGAATCAACAGAAACTGAAGGTGCAGAAGGATCTAATGATGCTCCTGCAGAAGAAACATATACAGTGGAACATGCAATGGGTTCAACTGAAATTACTGGTACTCCCGAGAAGGTTGTTATTTTAACAAACGAAGGAACTGAAGCATTATTATCTATGGGTGTTACACCGGTCGGTGCCGTACAATCTTGGTTAGGTGATCCTTGGTATGAACATATTACTGATAAAATGACAAATGTTGAAGTTGTTGGAACTGAGAGTGAAGTAAACGTTGAAGCAATTGCTGCCCTTAAACCAGATTTAATCATCGGTAACAAACTTCGCCAAGAAAAAATCTATGAGCAATTAAAAGCTATTGCACCTACCGTTTTCTCTGAAACTTTAAAGGGTGAATGGCAGGATAATTTCAAATTATATGCTAAAGCATTAAACCGTGAAGATGAAGGTCAAAAAGTGACTGATGATTTTGAAGCTCGTATTTCCGAAATTAAAGAAACTGCTGGTGATAAAGTTAACCAGGAAGTATCTGTTGTTCGATTTATGGCAGGTAAAACTAGAATTTACTATAAAGATTCTTTCTCAGGAGTAATTCTAGAGAAGTTAGGCTTTGCACGTCCAGCTGTACTAGAGGAGGTTTTCTCTGATAATCCAGAAGATTTATTTGCTCGAGAAGTAGGTAAAGAAGTTATTCCAAAGATGGATGGAGACATTTTATTCTACTTTACATATGCACCACCTGGTGATACAGAAGCAACAAAAACAGAAGAAGAATGGACGAATGATCCACTTTGGAAAAACCTTGAAGTTGTAAAAGCAGAAAAAGCTTACAAAGTTGACGATGCTATTTGGAACACAGCTGGTGGAGTTCTAGCAGCTAACCTGTTATTAGATGATATTGAAGCAAAGCTTGCTGAATAAATAGAGAAATAAAGCGACTGACAATGTTAGTCGCTTTTTTGTTTTTTCTAAAATGAATAGGGAAAAATAAATGATATGACGTGAGAGAGGGTGAGGTACTTGCTTCAAGCAGCACTTTGGGGAGCGTTTGCTGGATCACCTATTTTTTTTGGTGCATTAGTAGGTATCTTTACAAATCTCCCTAAAAAAATTACTGGGTTGATTATGTCATTTGGGACTGGTGTGTTAATTGGAGCTGCTGCTTTTGAATTGTTAACTGAAGCTGTTGATGAAGGTGGCTTACGATCTACATCTATTGGGTTTCTAGTCGGTGCATTGGTATTTACTTTATCTGAAGTTATTGTTTCTAAAAGAGGAGGAAGAGATCGAAAACGTTCAAAGAAGAGCAGTGAAAATCATTCTGGGATCACCATTTTCATTGGGACGATTATTGATGCGATTCCTGAATCTGTGATAATAGGTGTAAGCCTTCTTGAGCAAGGTACAGTTAGCTACCTAATGGTTATTGCTGTATTTATTAGTAACTTTCCTGAAGGATTATCAAGTACAGTTGGGTTAAAAAAAGATGGTTACAGCAAAAAGACAATTCTCACGATGTGGTTAATTGTTGTTTCACTTTCTTCTGTTAGTGCATTATTAGGTTTTGGACTGCTACAGAATGCATCAGCAAGTATTATTTCTTTTATTTCAGCTTTTGCAGCAGGTGGGATTTTTGCGATGGTATCATCCACTATGATGCCAGAGGCATTTGAAGAAGGTGGAGCCATTGTGGGTTTAATTGCATCTCTTGGATTATTGAGTTCCTTGTTTCTATCTCATTTATAACAAGGAAATAATATAAGGAAAAACCACTAATCAAGTGACTAGTGGTTTTAATCATCCCGTTAATATATCTTCCTGTGGATAACGGATTTTTTCTTTGGAAGGACTCGCGAGCGAGAACATTAACGTTAGCGGACCAATTTTCCCTAAAAACATAATAAAAATGATAATTTGTTTACCAGCAAACGTTAGCATGCCGGTTAAGCCAGTTGAGAGACCGACTGTCCCAAACGCTGAGACAACCTCAAACATAATATCTAGAAAGGATGCTTCTTTCTCTGTGATATTTAATAGAAGAATTCCAAGAATGACAAATACAATACTAATCATCGTAATAGCAAGTGCTTTTAAAATAAACGATGAATTGATGGTTCGTTTGGAAACTACTATATCATTTTTCCCTCTAAGAAATGTAACCGTTGCAAGTCCAATAACCAATGCAGTTGTTAGTTTGATTCCACCACCTGTGGACCCACTGCCTGCTCCGATAAACATTAAAATAATAATAAAAAAGATTGTTGTTTCATCTAAACCTCCCATATCTACCGTGTTAAACCCAGCTGTTCGCGGTGAAACCGCCTGAAAATACGAAGCCCCAAAGCTTATCACCTAAAGATAAATTACCTAGTGTTTGGGGGTTGCTGTATTCTACACAAAAGATAAAAAACATCGCAACAATGTTTAAAACTAATGTCCCTGTTAGCATTAATTTCGTATGTAACGATAATTTTCTGTACGATCTTTTCTTCCATACATCAACGAGAACAGTAAATCCTATTCCCCCGATAATAAATAAAAACGAAATAACAATATTTATGATTGGATCTCCAACATACTGAATTAAATTATCAGGCCATAAAGCGAATCCAGCATTATTAAAAGCTGAAATAGAGTGAAAGAAGCTATAAAAAAGTCCTTTTGATAAACCATATTGCGGCACCCAGCGTATTGCTAGAAACACCATGGCAATCATCTCAATAGTAATAGAAAAAACAAATAAGTACTTAACTAGCTTTATAATGCCACCTACTGAGGTTTGATTTAACGCATGCTGCATTAACAATCTTTCTTTTAGCCCTATTTTCTTTCCCAGCATAATAAAGATCAGCACAGCAAATGACATAATCCCTAGTCCACCAACTTGTATTAAAAGAGCAATAATTAATTGTCCGAATGTTGTAAAGGTTGTACCTGGGTCAACAGTTGCTAATCCCGTCACTGTCATGGCCGACGTTGCAATAAAAAGAGCATCAATCCATTTGATATGATCATGTGTTGAAAATGGTAATTTTAATAAAAGTGTTCCAACCGATATAGATACCACAAATACAGAAATTAACAACTGAGATGGATTTAGTTTAATAAATTTTTTCATTATTACATCCCATACTCTTCGAAATCAACAATATCTTTATTTTTTCCGATGATCAGCAAAACATCTCCGAGTGTAATTTTCTCCTCAGCACCAGGTGAGACAAAAATTTCTTCCCCCCGTTGAATGCCGACAATATTACATCCATACTTTGAACGTATATCCAAATCTAAAAGTGTTTTATTACACAATTTTTTTGTAGCTACAACCTCAACCATGCTGTATTCTCTTGATAATTCTATATAATCGATCATTTTTTCAGATATAATATGATGGGCAATTCGTTTGGCCATATCTCTTTCAGGATGTATAACTCGATTCACGCCAATTTTATCTAATACCTTTTGGTGGTAGTCATTTTGCGCTTTTGCCCACACCTGTGGAATTCCTAATTCCTTTAAAATTAATGAAGTTAGAATACTCGCTTCAATATCATCACCAAATGATACAAATGCGTGATCCACATTTCGTACACCTAACTGCTTTAGAATTGTTTCATCTATTGCGTTAGCTCTTACGGCATGTGTTGCATAGGCTGCGTATTGCTGAACCTTTTCTTCACTTTTATCAATTGCAAGCACTTCAATCCCAAGCTCGTGAAACTCTTTTACAAGGCTTCCACCAAAACGTCCTAAACCAAACACAGCGAACTGCTTTTTCACCATAATTCCTTCTTTCAATATAAAAGTATAAATGCTATTTTAGCTACTTTATCGTTTAGTTAAGCTTGTAGCTCTCCATATTTTTGCACAAAAAAGACACAAAGGTACCGAACCCCTGTGTCTGTATTTAGGCACATGTTCATCCCTTCAACGCTGACGAGGTTAGCTGTCGGATTCGGGCAAAAGAGAATAGGCCTACAAACGCAAAAAAACGTTTGATTCACCCCAAGTCAAGTTTGACATCTTTTATGGGTCCCCCGCTCCTACTTATAGGATTAAGCGATTATTGATACTCTATTCTGTTTTTATGGTATTTCTATAAAAATTAGCATAAGCAAAAACTTAACGATTATGAATGTTATCTTACTCCTCTAAGTAATTGATCGTAAAGTATTAATTTTTGCTTAAAAAGACGAAATTGGAATAAGAAGGCTCGTTTAACCGCTTACAAGCCATTTTTACTTAGTCGCGCTTTTTATTTCGTCTTTCTACATACCCCTATCAAAATAGAAAAGAGACAATCCAAATGATTGTCTCCTTTTGCTTACTCTTTATTGTTTTTAACCGAAGAGTCGTCATCATCCATCAGACCCTTTGTTGCATTTTTAAATTCTCTTAATGTTTTACCGGCTGCTTTACCAAGTGCAGGTAATTTGTTTGGTCCAAATAACAATAGTGCGACAAAGATAATGAGAAAAATTTCTCCAAAGCCTAAGTTCATCATCGAACACTTCTTTCTAAAAGAATGATAGAAACTTCTATTAAATTATAATGGAGTGCTTGGAAGAAAGCAAAATAGATTTAAGATGTTTTTCTCACTTGCACATAGAAAAATACTGATAAAAACAAAGCTAGAAATAACGAAAAGGGAACAAGAAGCAACAGATGCTTATTTCCACTTTCCTTCTCTTTCACTTCATCTGGTACTACAACTTCACTATCCATTTTTTTATTGGTTTCTACACTTTTTATCTTTGTAAGCGGAATCTTTTTTATAGATCTGCCGTTGTCTCCGTTCATTTCAAGTTCACCGGTCGAAATGACTTCTTTCGTAATGATTTCTCCTAAACGCTTTGTAACGTACTCATCTTCATTAAGCATATATGTGTTATTTAAGTGATCAGTAAATTGTTCATTTGCCATAATCTTTTCAGTTTCAAAATTCTGGAACCCATAATCGAGCAATGCTTTTGTATCTTCATATGCCTGATTATCTGACATAGCATTTAATGTAACAGCTATTAAACTAATTTTTTCACGGCTTGCCGTTGTGACTAGGGTAAATCCTGATTCCTGTACAAATCCATTTTTACCACCAGAAATACCTTCATATTCTTTATCTCGAACCATTTCATGATGATTAACAATGGTTGTATCCCAAGTTTGACCGTCCCAAGCTAACTCACTAGTTTGAAAAATCTCCATAAATGTTTCGTTTTTCATGGCATATTGAGTGATTTTTGCCATATCTTCAGCAGTTGTGACGTGTTCTGGATCATAAAGTCCATGTGGGTTTTTAAATGTTGTGTGCTGTACGCCAATTTCCTCTTTTAAATAGGAATTAAAGTCAGTAATAAACTCATCAATCGATCCACTTACATGTTCAGCTATTGCTACACCTGCATCATTACCAGAATTAATAACCAGACCTTGAATTAATTTCATTAAAGGAACCTGTTCACCAACCTCTAAGTAAACACGTGTACCATCCACATTTCTAGCATTCTCACTAACTGTTACAATATCTTCTAAATGACCTTTTTCTATTGCATAGATTGCTGTTGCAATTTTTGTAATGCTGGCAGGCGGCATTTGCACCTGACTATTTTTTTCATATAGTGTTTGACCTGACTTGGCATCTAGTAGAATGACTGATTCGCTATAAAGTGGTAAATCTTGATTTTCTAAAGCATAAATACTATTTGGTATAACTATTGTCCATACTAACAGAATGAAAAAAACAGATTTTATTTTGTTTTTTATCATGTTGTTACCCCTATCAAATTTAGTTCTATTCCATATTAGCATAACAAGACAGAGATTAAGAGAGCAATGTAAGGTTTTAGTAATTGATTCTTTATGATTGACTCTTTTAAAAAGACAGTATATACTTCGAAACTGACGAACGTAAGGAAGGTTGATCATTATGTCAGCAATTGAAATAAAACAGTCTGGTTTACAACAATTCGCCCAGCATGGATATGATGGTACGTCACTATCATTAATTGCTAACGACGTTGGGATAAAAAAGCAATCTATTTATTCTCATTTCGCAAACAAAGATGAATTATATCTGACCATCTTAGCTGAGGTTATTGAAGATGAAAAAAATTACATTCGCAACTACTTTTCAGAAAATGAAAAACTTGAATTAAAGTCGAAGCTTTATCATTTTTTGACAAACAGTTGTCAAAGGTATGAAAGAGAAGCTTCTATGAAATTTTTATTAAGAAACGGTTTTTTACCTCCTTCCCATTTACATGAGAAAGTGATGGAAATCCTTTATACCTATTATGAGGCAGTTGAAATGATCGTTTTGAATCATTTACAAAATCATCAGCCGAATTAGCTTTTCCAATTACAGAGGTGGCAGTTTCATACATCGGTCTATTCGATTCTTTATTAGTCGAACTTCTATATGGTGGGTTTGAACGTTTCCAGCGACGATTAAATGCTTCCTGGAATATTTACTGGAAAGGTATATCCAACTAAAGGAGGGATAAGACATATGAGTAAAAATTGGTTTCTTGTTTATTTTGCCGTTATTTTTGAAGTTAGTTGGGTAACCGGGTTAAAACATGCAAACAGTACCTTAGCATGGATCATGACAATCCTATCAATTCTTATTAGTTTTTATCTATTGATTTATGCAACGAAGCGATTGCCGATTAGCACTGTTTATGCTGTATTTACAGGACTAGGAGCTACTGGAACTGTTATTATTGAACTTCTGTTTTTTAGTCATGAAATAAACTGGGTTAAAGTCGGACTTTGCGCAATCTTAATTGCAGGGGTTGTTGGTCTGAAAATGGTGACGGACGATCACCAAACCCCTTCTTCGAAAGGAGAGATATAATCATGGATTGGTTATTCCTTATTTTAGCTGGTCTTTGCGAGGTTGCTGGGGTTGCTGCGATTGCCCGATTTAATATGCATAAAAGTTGGCTTAATGCATTTTTTCTGGCTTTAGGTTTTGGAACTAGCTTTTTATTTCTGACCATAGCTATGCAGACTATTTCAATGGGAACAGCTTATGCTGTCTGGACGGGGATCGGAACAGTTGGCAGTACATTATTCGGCATCTTCTTTTTAGGAGAACCTGCTGGTTGGAAAAGATTATTATTTATCTCAATGATTATTTCAGCAACAATTGGTCTGAAATTTATACCATCTTAGACGTAGAATAGGCAGTGCATCTAATGCACTGCCTTACCTTTACCTTCTAGGTTTAGTTGGATCACAATTTGGCTTTTCTGTGTTTGAAGCCTCTGCCACCTTCATTAAGTAGTAGCACTCTTCCCTCATCATATGATCTGCCATTAATGGCGAAAAAGTACTAAGCATTTCATTATTTAATTCCATCTCCTCTATTTCCGATAAGAAGCCTCTAAATAATTCAATTTCCAGCTTTACATCTTTATTCATTTTAGTTAGGGCCGGAAAAGAGTCCACATTTGCTCGTAAATAGCCTGATAATTCTACTGCTTTTAAATAAAAATCTTCAAAGTCTTTTGTAAACACATCACTCTTTTGCTTCAATTGCTTTTCAGCTCTATCTAAAGTGTCTGAAATAGCTCCTGCATGACCTGCAGCATCTAACAACCACAATAAATGGTGATGAAGCTCGTGAAAAATTGGCGGCTTTTCCTTCTTTTTCAAATAAGAAAGAACCAATAAATATTCCTCAAGCTCATTGACCATATGATTTATAAAAGAAGGTGGAAGATGTATGGTAATTTTTCCAACGAGATGTCTTTCAATGATTGAGAGCTTAAACTCACGAAGTTCTTTTGCATATTCTTCAGCTTCTAATGTTAAGGCTACAAAGTTAGTTTGTTCTCTTGATTTTAATAATAATGTGTCAAATATATCTTTAAATTGCTTTGCCTTCTTAATATCCTCCTGCTCATTTACTGATAGAGCATTTAGAATAAACCGGGCATGGTCTCCAAGAACTTGTAGCCAAAACTGATGTTCAAATGCTGCCGCTTGCTCATATGTTTTCATCTTCAGCCTCCCCTTTTGTTATTCCTTAAACTTTATGACTAAAGAGCTCGTATTAGTAAATAAACATGAAAAAAATCAGCATATCCTCCTTTACGAGGAATATATATACCATGTTCACACAAAAAAAATGAGGAGGGTTTCTTATGTTTTATCACATCAAGGAACTTCAATATAATGCGAAACCCGATCGTCCAGATGCCGTTTATGCAAAAAAGCTTCAGGAAATCTTAGGTGGTCAATTTGGGGAAATTTCAGTTGCGATGCAATACTTATTTCAAGGCTGGGGAACAAGATGTCCTGGAAAATATAAAGATATGCTTTTAGATATTGGTACAGAAGAGCTTGCACATATTGAAATGCTCGCTGTTATGATTGGGAGATTGCTAGATAATGCTCCATTAAAAGATCAAGAGGAAGCAGCAAAAGATCCTGTTATTGAAGCTGTTCTTGGGGGAATGAATCCACAACATGCGATTGTTTCAGGACTTGGAGCAATGCCGGCTGATAGCGTTGGAAACAGATGGACAGCAGATTACATCATAGCTAGTGGTAACTTATTAGCTGATTTTAGAGCAAATTTAAATGCTGAGTCACAAGGTAGACTTCAAGCAGTACGTTTATATGAAGCAACAGATGATCGTGGTGTTAAGGATATGCTTTCATTTTTAATAGCTAGAGATAGAATGCACCAAAATCAATGGTTAGCTGCGATTGCTGAGTTAGAGGCCAAGGAAGGAAAAACTGTACCTAGTACATTCCCTATTAATCTTGAAGCACAGCAATTTTCTTATAAATTTATGAATCTTTCAAGAGGAGAAGAAAGTGCTACGGGACGTTGGGCGAGCGGTCCAAGTATGGATGGTCAAGGTGTATTCGAATACGTTCAACACCCACAGCCACATGCACCAAAACCAATTCCACGTCCAGCACCACCTGTTTATCTGTTTATCATGACACTCCCCCAGGAGCCTGTTAAAAAAATGAGGCAATCGGTCCATACCGATTGCCTCATTTTTTTAAGGATGAGTTAATGAAAAATATGTCTTTCCCAATACATCATAAGATCGTCTTCTTCCACTTTTGTCATTGATAACTTTTCTAGAACTTTAATAGAAGCCGTATTCGTCTTTAAGCATTCTGCAATCACCTTTTTAACCTTGCCTGATTTAAAGGCCCAATTAATGAGTGCTTCTACAGCTTCAGTTGCATATCCTTGTCCCTGTGCTTCATTCAATATTCCATATCCTACTTCAACAATACCGTTTTCAGGTTTTCCTTTAAATCCAATATCGCCGATCAACTGTTCATCATCTTTTCGAAAAACTAGCCATACTCCCCAACCTTTGAGATCAGAGTCTATTTCTACTTCTTCCAAATAGTGCTGAATATGTGGCCCGATCTCCATCTCCACTGGTAATAATTTCTCTTCACAAGGCTTGATCATTAGTCTGTTCGTTACAATTTCCATGTCTTTTCCTCTTCCCTTTACTAACTAGATAATGACGAAGATAACGGGAGAGTGATTGAAATGGTCGTCCCATTTGAATCACTGTTAATTTGTACTTCACCATCATGCTGCTTCACAATTTCAAAGCTTACCATTACACCTAGTCCAGTACCGTTTTCCTTTGTCGTAAAAAATGGCTCACCTATTTTCTTAAGAATATCCTCAGGAATTCCTGGGCCCTGGTCAATAATCCTAATGATAACGGATTGATCTCCAACTTTTTCACTTTTAACTAAGATCATTC
This Metabacillus endolithicus DNA region includes the following protein-coding sequences:
- a CDS encoding ABC transporter ATP-binding protein, coding for MYMDAIETNALTLSYGDTIIINELDVKIPKGEITVFIGSNGCGKSTLLRSIARLLKPRNGSVLLEGNAIAKLPTKEVAKQLAILPQGPVAPEGLTVLQLVKQGRYPHQSWLKQWSKEDEDAVSSALEATGLQDLAERPVDSLSGGQRQRAWIAMTLAQQTDIILLDEPTTYLDMTHQIEILDLLFELNERENRTIVMVLHDLNLACRYAHNLVALKDKKVYAQGKPEEVINCSLVQNVFQMNCEVTVDPIFGTPLCIPHGRGRCIIKEAGVLNG
- a CDS encoding FecCD family ABC transporter permease — its product is MKKYYKLRLGSGFLSFLIDKKALFISCILLGVTCLIFMLSTGIGEVFITPINVMKTLFGFGTEMDELFIYSFRLPRIIIALLVGISLAVAGAILQALIRNPLASPDIIGITGGGAVGVVCFLMLFSDRNNSLIVSVKWMPVAAFIGATIVGILVYLLSWKNGSSSVRLVLIGIGLSMLAQSLTTLFMVKGPIYQASQANVWITGTVYGATWEQVRILLPVVIILLIICLISIRDVNIQELGDELATGVGSLVQRNRFLLLLLGTALTGASVAFAGVIGFVGLMAPHMARRMVGSSFGALLPVSALLGAILVMLADLIGRTLFSPLEVPAGVFTAAIGAPYFIYLLYKTRNS
- a CDS encoding FecCD family ABC transporter permease, producing the protein MLLKSSYQKSLGLILGFILLILLMCGSLVFGYTDTNLKTVYDAFAHFNGSNEHIIVYDVRLPRALIGAVVGASLALAGAIMQALTKNPLASPSVFGINAGAGFFIVVAVSVFYVNSYQAYIWIAFAGAAFSAFIVYFIGSFGREGLTPMKLTLAGAAMAALFSSLTQGLLVVNEAALDQVLFWLAGSIQGRKLEGLYMVLPYVLPAIILSMILSQKINVLTMGEDVAKGLGQRTGVVKLTGALLVIVLGGGAVAVAGPIAFIGIVIPHFARFLVGNDYRWILPFSTFLGGSLLVFADILARYIVMPEEVPVGVMTAFIGTPFFIYIARRGFGK
- a CDS encoding ABC transporter substrate-binding protein, translating into MTVTSRKSWLSLFLLSMTILILAACGNTNEESTETEGAEGSNDAPAEETYTVEHAMGSTEITGTPEKVVILTNEGTEALLSMGVTPVGAVQSWLGDPWYEHITDKMTNVEVVGTESEVNVEAIAALKPDLIIGNKLRQEKIYEQLKAIAPTVFSETLKGEWQDNFKLYAKALNREDEGQKVTDDFEARISEIKETAGDKVNQEVSVVRFMAGKTRIYYKDSFSGVILEKLGFARPAVLEEVFSDNPEDLFAREVGKEVIPKMDGDILFYFTYAPPGDTEATKTEEEWTNDPLWKNLEVVKAEKAYKVDDAIWNTAGGVLAANLLLDDIEAKLAE
- a CDS encoding ZIP family metal transporter — its product is MLQAALWGAFAGSPIFFGALVGIFTNLPKKITGLIMSFGTGVLIGAAAFELLTEAVDEGGLRSTSIGFLVGALVFTLSEVIVSKRGGRDRKRSKKSSENHSGITIFIGTIIDAIPESVIIGVSLLEQGTVSYLMVIAVFISNFPEGLSSTVGLKKDGYSKKTILTMWLIVVSLSSVSALLGFGLLQNASASIISFISAFAAGGIFAMVSSTMMPEAFEEGGAIVGLIASLGLLSSLFLSHL
- a CDS encoding potassium channel family protein, whose protein sequence is MKKQFAVFGLGRFGGSLVKEFHELGIEVLAIDKSEEKVQQYAAYATHAVRANAIDETILKQLGVRNVDHAFVSFGDDIEASILTSLILKELGIPQVWAKAQNDYHQKVLDKIGVNRVIHPERDMAKRIAHHIISEKMIDYIELSREYSMVEVVATKKLCNKTLLDLDIRSKYGCNIVGIQRGEEIFVSPGAEEKITLGDVLLIIGKNKDIVDFEEYGM
- a CDS encoding twin-arginine translocase TatA/TatE family subunit — its product is MNLGFGEIFLIIFVALLLFGPNKLPALGKAAGKTLREFKNATKGLMDDDDSSVKNNKE
- a CDS encoding D-alanyl-D-alanine carboxypeptidase family protein, whose product is MIKNKIKSVFFILLVWTIVIPNSIYALENQDLPLYSESVILLDAKSGQTLYEKNSQVQMPPASITKIATAIYAIEKGHLEDIVTVSENARNVDGTRVYLEVGEQVPLMKLIQGLVINSGNDAGVAIAEHVSGSIDEFITDFNSYLKEEIGVQHTTFKNPHGLYDPEHVTTAEDMAKITQYAMKNETFMEIFQTSELAWDGQTWDTTIVNHHEMVRDKEYEGISGGKNGFVQESGFTLVTTASREKISLIAVTLNAMSDNQAYEDTKALLDYGFQNFETEKIMANEQFTDHLNNTYMLNEDEYVTKRLGEIITKEVISTGELEMNGDNGRSIKKIPLTKIKSVETNKKMDSEVVVPDEVKEKESGNKHLLLLVPFSLFLALFLSVFFYVQVRKTS